Proteins encoded together in one Arvicanthis niloticus isolate mArvNil1 chromosome 7, mArvNil1.pat.X, whole genome shotgun sequence window:
- the Klb gene encoding beta-klotho, which produces MKTGCAAGSPGNEWIFFSSDERNTRSRKTMSNRALQSSAVLSAFVLLRAVTGFSGDGKAVWDKNQYVSPVTPSQLFLYDTFPKNFSWGVGTGAFQVEGSWKTDGRGPSIWDRYVYSHLRGVNSTNRSTDSYVFLEKDLLALDFLGVSFYQFSISWPRLFPNGTVEAVNAKGLQYYSALLDSLVLRNIEPIVTLYHWDLPLTLQEEYGGWKNATMIDLFNDYATYCFQTFGDRVKYWITIHNPYLVAWHGFGTGMHAPGEKGNLTAVYTVGHNLIKAHSKVWHNYDKNFRPHQKGWLSITLGSHWIEPNRTENMEDLINCQHSMSSVLGWFANPIHGDGDYPEFLKASAMIPEFSEAEKEEVRGTADFFAFSFGPNNFRPSNTVVKMGQNVSLNLRQVLNWIKLEYDNPRILISENGWFTDSYIKTEDTTAIYMMKNFLNQVLQAIKFDEIRVFGYTAWTLLDGFEWQDAYTTRRGLFYVDFNSEQKERKPKSSAHYYKQIIQDNGFPLKESTPDMKGQFPCDFSWGVTESVLKPEFTVSSPQFTDPHLYVWNVTGNRLLYRVEGVRLKTRPSQCTDYVSIKKRVEMLAKMKVTHYQFALDWTSILPTGNLSNVNRQVLRYYRCVVSEGLKLGVSPMVTLYHPTHSHLGLPMPLLNSGGWLNTNTAKAFQDYAGLCFQELGDLVKLWITINEPNRLSDMYNRTSNDTYRAAHNLMLAHAQVWHLYDRQYRPVQHGAVSLSLHSDWAEPANPYVDSHWKAAERFLQFEIAWFADPLFKTGDYPLAMKEYIASKNQRGLSSSVLPRFTVKESKLVKGTIDFYALNHFTTRFVIHKQLNTNRSVADRDVQFLQDITRLSSPSRLAVTPWGVRKLLGWIRRNYRDMDIYITANGIDDLALEDDQIRKYYLEKYVQEALKAYLIDKVKIKGYYAFKLTEEKSKPRFGFFTSDFKAKSSVQFYSKLVSSSGFPSEKSSPACGQPAEDTECAICSFLMQKKPLIFFGCCFISTLAVLLSITIFHHRKRRKFQKARNLQNIPLKKGHSRVFS; this is translated from the exons ATGAAGACAGGCTGTGCAGCAGGGTCTCCGGGGAATGAATGGATTTTCTTCAGCTCTGATGAAAGAAACACACGCTCTAGGAAAACAATGTCCAACAGGGCACTGCAAAGCTCTGCCGTGCTGTCTGCGTTTGTTCTGCTGCGAGCTGTGACCGGCTTCTCCGGAGACGGGAAAGCAGTATGGGATAAAAACCAGTACGTGAGTCCGGTAACCCCAAGTCAGCTGTTCCTCTATGACACTTTCCCTAAAAACTTTTCCTGGGGCGTTGGGACCGGAGCATTTCAAGTGGAAGGGAGTTGGAAGACAGATGGGAGAGGACCCTCCATCTGGGATCGTTACGTCTACTCACACCTGAGAGGTGTCAACAGCACCAACAGATCCACTGACAGTTATGTCTTTCTGGAAAAAGACTTGTTGGCTCTGGATTTTTTAGGAGTTTCTTTTTATCAGTTCTCAATCTCGTGGCCACGCTTGTTTCCCAATGGAACAGTAGAGGCCGTGAATGCAAAAGGTCTCCAATACTACAGTGCACTTCTGGACTCGCTGGTACTTAGGAACATAGAACCGATTGTTACCTTGTACCATTGGGATTTGCCTTTGACGCTACAGGAAGAATACGGGGGCTGGAAAAATGCAACTATGATAGATCTCTTCAATGACTATGCCACATACTGCTTCCAGACCTTTGGAGACCGTGTCAAATATTGGATTACAATTCACAACCCTTACCTCGTTGCTTGGCATGGGTTTGGCACAGGTATGCATGCACCAGGAGAGAAGGGAAACTTAACAGCTGTCTACACTGTGGGACACAACCTGATCAAG GCGCATTCGAAAGTGTGGCATAACTACGACAAAAACTTCCGCCCTCATCAGAAGGGTTGGCTCTCCATCACCTTGGGCTCCCATTGGATAGAaccaaacagaacagaaaacatgGAGGACCTGATCAACTGCCAGCACTCCATGTCTTCTGTGCTTGGATGGTTTGCCAACCCCATCCACGGGGACGGAGACTACCCTGAGTTCCTGAAGGCGAGCGCCATGATCCCCGAGTTCTCTgaagcagagaaggaggaggtgagggGCACAGCTGACTTCTTTGCCTTTTCCTTCGGGCCCAACAATTTCAGGCCCTCGAACACCGTGGTGAAAATGGGACAAAATGTATCACTCAACTTAAGACAGGTGCTGAACTGGATTAAACTAGAATACGACAACCCTCGAATCCTGATTTCGGAGAACGGCTGGTTCACAGATAGTTACATAAAGACAGAGGACACCACAGCCATCTACATGATGAAGAATTTCCTCAACCAGGTTCTTCAAG CAATAAAGTTTGATGAAATACGCGTGTTTGGTTATACGGCCTGGACTCTCCTGGATGGCTTTGAGTGGCAGGATGCCTACACAACCCGTCGAGGGCTGTTTTACGTGGACTTCAATAGTGAGCAGAAAGAGAGGAAACCCAAGTCCTCGGCTCATTACTACAAACAGATCATACAAGACAACGGTTTCCCTTTGAAAGAGTCCACGCCAGACATGAAGGGTCAATTTCCCTGTGACTTCTCCTGGGGCGTCACTGAGTCTGTTCTTAAG CCGGAGTTTACGGTCTCGTCCCCACAGTTTACCGATCCTCACCTGTATGTGTGGAATGTCACTGGCAACAGATTACTATACCGAGTGGAAGGAGTAAGGCTAAAAACAAGACCGTCCCAATGTACAGATTATGTGAGCATCAAAAAACGAGTTGAAATGTTGGCGAAAATGAAAGTCACCCACTACCAGTTTGCTCTGGACTGGACCTCTATCCTTCCTACTGGGAATCTGTCTAACGTTAATAGACAAGTGTTAAGGTACTATAGGTGTGTGGTGAGCGAAGGGCTGAAGCTGGGCGTCTCCCCCATGGTGACACTGTACCACCCGACCCACTCCCATCTAGGCCTCCCCATGCCACTTCTGAACAGTGGGGGATGGCTAAACACGAACACAGCCAAGGCCTTCCAGGACTACGCAGGGCTGTGCTTCCAGGAGCTGGGGGACTTGGTGAAGCTCTGGATCACCATCAATGAGCCTAACAGGCTGAGCGACATGTACAACCGCACGAGTAACGACACCTACCGTGCGGCCCACAACCTGATGCTCGCCCACGCCCAGGTCTGGCACCTCTATGATAGACAATATAGGCCGGTCCAGCATGGTGCTGTGTCACTGTCCTTACATTCCGACTGGGCAGAACCTGCCAACCCCTATGTGGATTCACACTGGAAGGCAGCCGAGCGCTTCCTCCAATTTGAGATCGCCTGGTTTGCAGATCCACTCTTCAAGACTGGCGACTACCCATTGGCCATGAAAGAATACATCGCCTCCAAGAATCAGCGGGGGCTGTCTAGCTCAGTCCTGCCCCGCTTCACCGTGAAGGAGAGCAAGCTGGTGAAGGGTACCATCGACTTCTACGCACTGAACCATTTCACCACTAGGTTCGTGATACACAAGCAGCTGAATACCAACCGCTCAGTTGCAGACAGGGACGTCCAGTTCCTGCAGGACATCACCCGCCTGAGCTCGCCCAGCCGCCTGGCTGTAACACCCTGGGGAGTGCGCAAGCTCCTTGGGTGGATCCGGAGGAACTACAGAGACATGGATATCTACATCACAGCCAATGGCATTGATGATCTGGCCCTAGAGGATGATCAGATCAGAAAGTACTACTTGGAGAAGTACGTCCAAGAGGCTCTGAAGG catATCTCATTGACAAGGTCAAAATCAAAGGCTATTATGCATTCAAACTGACTGAAGAGAAATCTAAGCCTAGATTTGGATTTTTCACATCTGACTTCAAAGCTAAATCCTCTGTACAGTTTTATAGCAAGCTGGTCAGCAGCAGTGGCTTCCCCTCTGAGAAGAGTAGTCCTGCATGTGGTCAGCCTGCAGAAGACACAGAGTGCGCCATTTGCTCATTTCTCATGCAGAAGAAACCACTAATCTTCTTTGGTTGTTGCTTCATCTCCACTCTGGCTGTACTGCTTTCAATCACCATTTTTCATCATCgaaagagaagaaaattccagaaagcaAGGAACTTACAAAATATACCATTGAAGAAAGGCCACAGCAGAGTTTTTAGCTAA